In one window of Musa acuminata AAA Group cultivar baxijiao chromosome BXJ3-2, Cavendish_Baxijiao_AAA, whole genome shotgun sequence DNA:
- the LOC135631371 gene encoding E3 ubiquitin-protein ligase RMA1-like encodes MEEVDGIPRAYIHRACSGKEKPEEKDLSTKSGISDDAASPASSMNGCFDCNICLDFVVDPVVTLCGHLYCWPCIYKWMQVESMSPRQCPVCKASLSQDTLVPLYGRGGQSPVADSEVPHRPTLHRDHAVFTSVVDHRPRGTEDAAYVDRYQPTQQPQFRRHQHDYSGYASLLGTSYTSGGSSSLLFAPLFRSTAGGVLGGLAILPWAQRNHGMNTYYASPYPFASGSNNPRLLRHQMQVESSLHQICLFLFFCALLCLLLF; translated from the coding sequence ATGGAGGAGGTTGACGGCATTCCCCGAGCCTACATCCACCGTGCTTGCTCCGGTAAGGAGAAACCCGAGGAGAAAGACTTGTCGACGAAGAGCGGCATCTCAGACGATGCTGCTTCCCCTGCATCGTCCATGAACGGCTGCTTTGACTGCAACATCTGTTTGGACTTTGTGGTCGATCCGGTCGTCACGCTCTGCGGTCATCTCTATTGTTGGCCTTGCATCTACAAGTGGATGCAGGTGGAGAGCATGTCCCCGAGGCAGTGCCCTGTCTGCAAGGCCTCCCTCTCCCAGGACACCCTCGTCCCGCTCTATGGCCGCGGAGGACAAAGCCCCGTGGCGGATTCCGAGGTTCCACATCGGCCGACCCTTCACCGTGATCATGCGGTGTTTACCTCGGTGGTCGACCACCGTCCCCGCGGCACGGAAGATGCGGCGTACGTTGACCGATATCAACCAACGCAGCAGCCTCAGTTTCGCCGCCACCAACACGATTACTCCGGTTATGCGAGTCTTCTCGGTACCAGTTATACGTCAGGAGGCTCTTCTTCGCTACTGTTCGCGCCGTTGTTCCGTTCGACGGCTGGAGGCGTGCTCGGTGGCTTAGCTATTCTCCCATGGGCGCAAAGGAATCATGGAATGAACACGTACTACGCAAGCCCGTATCCTTTCGCATCGGGTAGCAACAATCCGAGGCTGCTTAGGCATCAGATGCAAGTGGAGAGCTCCCTGCATCAGATAtgtctcttccttttcttctgtgCTCTGTTGTGTCTTCTCTTGTTCTAA
- the LOC103971496 gene encoding transcription factor MYB3R-2 isoform X1, with protein sequence MVEELDVGEAKAERAPEVAPSFSSPVPPRKISGPTRRSTKGGWTNEEDAILSRAVKQFDGRNWKRIAEAFPCRTDIQCLHRWQKVLNPELVKGSWTKEEDECIIKLVAKHGCKRWSIIAKSLSGRIGKQCRERWYNHLNPAIKKDAWTPEEEVTLIYAHKKYGNKWAEIAKHLHGRAENSIKNHWNCSLKKKLASYLSSKSFDQPSGVIALNLEDCIQKVGCLEADSSEQGILGFGSHFTANAAVLDHQNPCKRALDASLRPLLGGVSRCFRVNNQSMTLEDSRFLDIEMKVISTRCKHMTEVNNSTSHLNFSIDESPGAIAQTAMSCSSCERSCHESDTWHRDGSARGNASDLQNCSTIQSEMNPSSSNHLCSDDHSYTDKSNIPGFGLSNNDGGRQSDLVPGTYLHVQVQDITVSTSSEERAVSNGHIQQNHSSGECFTPPNHSQSLASIPVSPASFLRSAAKSFKNTPSILRRRKHESSKQLFVDC encoded by the exons ATGGTGGAAGAGTTGGATGTGGGAGAAGCCAAGGCGGAGAGGGCTCCGGAAGTCGCTCCGTCGTTTTCTTCTCCGGTTCCTCCTAG AAAAATAAGTGGTCCGACTCGGAGATCAACAAAGGGGGGCTGGACAAATGAGGAG GATGCCATTTTATCTAGAGCTGTGAAGCAGTTTGATGGAAGAAACTGGAAGAGgatag CTGAGGCTTTCCCATGCCGGACAGATATTCAGTGCCTGCATAGGTGGCAGAAGGTTCTCAACCCGGAGCTAGTTAAAGGAAGTTGGACAAAAGAG GAAGATGAGTGCATTATCAAGCTAGTTGCAAAGCATGGTTGTAAGAGATGGTCTATCATTGCAAAGTCATTGTCGGGCCGCATAGGCAAGCAATGTCGTGAGAG GTGGTATAACCACTTGAACCCTGCAATAAAAAAAGATGCATGGACGCCAGAAGAAGAAGTGACATTAATTTATGCCCATAAAAAATACGGAAATAAATGGGCTGAGATAGCCAAGCATTTACATGGAAG GGCAGAGAACTCAATCAAAAACCATTGGAACTGCTCATTGAAGAAGAAGCTGGCTTCTTATTTATCATCCAAGAGTTTTGACCAACCATCTGGTGTTATTGCTCTTAATTTGGAGGACTGTATACAGAAGGTGGGATGCTTAGAAGCAGATTCTTCAGAGCAAGGCATACTTGGGTTTGGTAGTCATTTTACGGCTAATGCTGCCGTTTTGGATCATCAGAATCCTTGTAAACGGGCACTTGATGCCAGCTTGCGACCTCTTCTCGGTGGTGTATCTAGATGTTTCAGAGTAAACAACCAGAGTATGACATTAGAGGATTCAAGATTCTTAGACATAGAGATGAAAGTTATTTCAACAAGGTGTAAACACATGACAGAGGTAAATAATTCTACGAGCCATCTTAACTTTTCGATTGATGAAAGCCCTGGTGCAATTGCCCAGACTGCTATGTCTTGCAGCAGCTGTGAGCGATCATGCCACGAGTCTGATACATGGCACAGAGATGGTTCTGCTCGTGGAAATGCTTCAGATCTACAAAATTGTTCCACTATTCAGTCGGAAATGAATCCTTCTTCGAGCAATCATCTCTGCTCAGACGATCATTCTTACACTGATAAATCAAATATTCCAGGATTCGGTTTATCCAACAATGATGGAGGTCGCCAGAGCGACCTTGTTCCTGGGACTTACCTCCATGTGCAGGTGCAAGATATAACGGTTTCCACTTCAAGTGAAGAAAGGGCTGTCTCAAACGGCCATATACAACAGAATCACAGCTCCGGCGAATGTTTTACACCTCCAAACCATTCTCAAAGTCTTGCTAGTATTCCAGTAAGTCCTGCatcctttttgagaagtgcagccAAGAGCTTCAAGAACACCCCCTCCATTTTGAGGAGACGCAAGCATGAGAGTTCCAAGCAATTGTTTGTGGATTGTTGA
- the LOC103971462 gene encoding stem-specific protein TSJT1, translating to MLAVFHETLARPPQELSCPESTTGFPPKPGYRRRHPKNPDEILRDFLSSHPAHSFCATFSGGAALACLGPQDPPPSLLCQRFFCSFDEVYCMFVGSISNLSSLVREYGLCGKMSNEALLVIEAYRTLRDRGPYPADKVVKDLAGSFAFVVYDNMTGAVFAALSADGGVPLYWGIAADGSVVIGDDVEIMKGSCAKSYAPFPTGCMFHSEGGLRSFEHPMNRMKAMPRVDSEGAMCGASFMVDASSKIAAIPRVGSAANWASSWALSI from the exons ATGTTGGCCGTGTTCCACGAGACCCTCGCGCGCCCCCCGCAGGAGCTCAGCTGCCCTGAGTCCACCACCGGCTTCCCTCCCAAACCTGGTTACCGCCGGCGTCACCCCAAGAACCCCGACGAGATCCTCAGGGACTTCCTCTCCTCCCACCCTGCCCACTCCTTCTGCGCCACCTTCAGTGGCGGTGCAGCCCTGGCCTGCCTCGGCCCCCAAGacccccctccctccctcctctgcCAGAG GTTCTTCTGTAGCTTTGATGAGGTGTACTGCATGTTCGTGGGGAGCATCAGCAACCTGAGCTCCCTCGTCAGGGAGTACGGTCTCTGCGGCAAGATGTCCAACGAGGCGCTGCTGGTGATCGAGGCCTACCGCACGCTGCGCGACCGCGGGCCGTACCCCGCTGACAAGGTCGTCAAGGACCTCGCCGGCAGCTTCGCCTTCGTCGTCTACGATAACATGACCGGCGCCGTCTTCGCCGCTCTG AGCGCGGACGGGGGCGTGCCACTGTACTGGGGCATCGCTGCGGATGGCTCCGTGGTGATCGGTGATGATGTGGAGATCATGAAGGGAAGCTGCGCCAAGTCTTACGCTCCATTCCCCACTG GGTGCATGTTTCATAGCGAGGGAGGGTTAAGGAGCTTTGAGCATCCGATGAACAGGATGAAGGCAATGCCGAGGGTGGACAGCGAGGGGGCGATGTGCGGCGCCAGCTTCATGGTCGACGCCTCCTCCAAGATCGCCGCCATCCCCCGGGTGGGCAGCGCCGCCAACTGGGCCTCCTCCTGGGCTTTGAGTATCTAA
- the LOC103971496 gene encoding transcription factor MYB3R-2 isoform X2 produces the protein MVEELDVGEAKAERAPEVAPSFSSPVPPRKISGPTRRSTKGGWTNEEDAILSRAVKQFDGRNWKRIAEAFPCRTDIQCLHRWQKVLNPELVKGSWTKEEDECIIKLVAKHGCKRWSIIAKSLSGRIGKQCRERAENSIKNHWNCSLKKKLASYLSSKSFDQPSGVIALNLEDCIQKVGCLEADSSEQGILGFGSHFTANAAVLDHQNPCKRALDASLRPLLGGVSRCFRVNNQSMTLEDSRFLDIEMKVISTRCKHMTEVNNSTSHLNFSIDESPGAIAQTAMSCSSCERSCHESDTWHRDGSARGNASDLQNCSTIQSEMNPSSSNHLCSDDHSYTDKSNIPGFGLSNNDGGRQSDLVPGTYLHVQVQDITVSTSSEERAVSNGHIQQNHSSGECFTPPNHSQSLASIPVSPASFLRSAAKSFKNTPSILRRRKHESSKQLFVDC, from the exons ATGGTGGAAGAGTTGGATGTGGGAGAAGCCAAGGCGGAGAGGGCTCCGGAAGTCGCTCCGTCGTTTTCTTCTCCGGTTCCTCCTAG AAAAATAAGTGGTCCGACTCGGAGATCAACAAAGGGGGGCTGGACAAATGAGGAG GATGCCATTTTATCTAGAGCTGTGAAGCAGTTTGATGGAAGAAACTGGAAGAGgatag CTGAGGCTTTCCCATGCCGGACAGATATTCAGTGCCTGCATAGGTGGCAGAAGGTTCTCAACCCGGAGCTAGTTAAAGGAAGTTGGACAAAAGAG GAAGATGAGTGCATTATCAAGCTAGTTGCAAAGCATGGTTGTAAGAGATGGTCTATCATTGCAAAGTCATTGTCGGGCCGCATAGGCAAGCAATGTCGTGAGAG GGCAGAGAACTCAATCAAAAACCATTGGAACTGCTCATTGAAGAAGAAGCTGGCTTCTTATTTATCATCCAAGAGTTTTGACCAACCATCTGGTGTTATTGCTCTTAATTTGGAGGACTGTATACAGAAGGTGGGATGCTTAGAAGCAGATTCTTCAGAGCAAGGCATACTTGGGTTTGGTAGTCATTTTACGGCTAATGCTGCCGTTTTGGATCATCAGAATCCTTGTAAACGGGCACTTGATGCCAGCTTGCGACCTCTTCTCGGTGGTGTATCTAGATGTTTCAGAGTAAACAACCAGAGTATGACATTAGAGGATTCAAGATTCTTAGACATAGAGATGAAAGTTATTTCAACAAGGTGTAAACACATGACAGAGGTAAATAATTCTACGAGCCATCTTAACTTTTCGATTGATGAAAGCCCTGGTGCAATTGCCCAGACTGCTATGTCTTGCAGCAGCTGTGAGCGATCATGCCACGAGTCTGATACATGGCACAGAGATGGTTCTGCTCGTGGAAATGCTTCAGATCTACAAAATTGTTCCACTATTCAGTCGGAAATGAATCCTTCTTCGAGCAATCATCTCTGCTCAGACGATCATTCTTACACTGATAAATCAAATATTCCAGGATTCGGTTTATCCAACAATGATGGAGGTCGCCAGAGCGACCTTGTTCCTGGGACTTACCTCCATGTGCAGGTGCAAGATATAACGGTTTCCACTTCAAGTGAAGAAAGGGCTGTCTCAAACGGCCATATACAACAGAATCACAGCTCCGGCGAATGTTTTACACCTCCAAACCATTCTCAAAGTCTTGCTAGTATTCCAGTAAGTCCTGCatcctttttgagaagtgcagccAAGAGCTTCAAGAACACCCCCTCCATTTTGAGGAGACGCAAGCATGAGAGTTCCAAGCAATTGTTTGTGGATTGTTGA
- the LOC103971496 gene encoding transcription factor MYB3R-5 isoform X4, with protein MVEELDVGEAKAERAPEVAPSFSSPVPPRKISGPTRRSTKGGWTNEEDAILSRAVKQFDGRNWKRIAEAFPCRTDIQCLHRWQKVLNPELVKGSWTKEEDECIIKLVAKHGCKRWSIIAKSLSGRIGKQCRERWYNHLNPAIKKDAWTPEEEVTLIYAHKKYGNKWAEIAKHLHGRAENSIKNHWNCSLKKKLASYLSSKSFDQPSGVIALNLEDCIQKVGCLEADSSEQGILGFGSHFTANAAVLDHQNPCKRALDASLRPLLGGVSRCFRVNNQSMTLEDSRFLDIEMKVISTRCKHMTEL; from the exons ATGGTGGAAGAGTTGGATGTGGGAGAAGCCAAGGCGGAGAGGGCTCCGGAAGTCGCTCCGTCGTTTTCTTCTCCGGTTCCTCCTAG AAAAATAAGTGGTCCGACTCGGAGATCAACAAAGGGGGGCTGGACAAATGAGGAG GATGCCATTTTATCTAGAGCTGTGAAGCAGTTTGATGGAAGAAACTGGAAGAGgatag CTGAGGCTTTCCCATGCCGGACAGATATTCAGTGCCTGCATAGGTGGCAGAAGGTTCTCAACCCGGAGCTAGTTAAAGGAAGTTGGACAAAAGAG GAAGATGAGTGCATTATCAAGCTAGTTGCAAAGCATGGTTGTAAGAGATGGTCTATCATTGCAAAGTCATTGTCGGGCCGCATAGGCAAGCAATGTCGTGAGAG GTGGTATAACCACTTGAACCCTGCAATAAAAAAAGATGCATGGACGCCAGAAGAAGAAGTGACATTAATTTATGCCCATAAAAAATACGGAAATAAATGGGCTGAGATAGCCAAGCATTTACATGGAAG GGCAGAGAACTCAATCAAAAACCATTGGAACTGCTCATTGAAGAAGAAGCTGGCTTCTTATTTATCATCCAAGAGTTTTGACCAACCATCTGGTGTTATTGCTCTTAATTTGGAGGACTGTATACAGAAGGTGGGATGCTTAGAAGCAGATTCTTCAGAGCAAGGCATACTTGGGTTTGGTAGTCATTTTACGGCTAATGCTGCCGTTTTGGATCATCAGAATCCTTGTAAACGGGCACTTGATGCCAGCTTGCGACCTCTTCTCGGTGGTGTATCTAGATGTTTCAGAGTAAACAACCAGAGTATGACATTAGAGGATTCAAGATTCTTAGACATAGAGATGAAAGTTATTTCAACAAGGTGTAAACACATGACAGAG CTGTGA
- the LOC103971496 gene encoding transcription factor MYB3R-5 isoform X3 produces the protein MVEELDVGEAKAERAPEVAPSFSSPVPPRKISGPTRRSTKGGWTNEEDAILSRAVKQFDGRNWKRIAEAFPCRTDIQCLHRWQKVLNPELVKGSWTKEEDECIIKLVAKHGCKRWSIIAKSLSGRIGKQCRERWYNHLNPAIKKDAWTPEEEVTLIYAHKKYGNKWAEIAKHLHGRAENSIKNHWNCSLKKKLASYLSSKSFDQPSGVIALNLEDCIQKVGCLEADSSEQGILGFGSHFTANAAVLDHQNPCKRALDASLRPLLGGVSRCFRVNNQSMTLEDSRFLDIEMKVISTRCKHMTEQL, from the exons ATGGTGGAAGAGTTGGATGTGGGAGAAGCCAAGGCGGAGAGGGCTCCGGAAGTCGCTCCGTCGTTTTCTTCTCCGGTTCCTCCTAG AAAAATAAGTGGTCCGACTCGGAGATCAACAAAGGGGGGCTGGACAAATGAGGAG GATGCCATTTTATCTAGAGCTGTGAAGCAGTTTGATGGAAGAAACTGGAAGAGgatag CTGAGGCTTTCCCATGCCGGACAGATATTCAGTGCCTGCATAGGTGGCAGAAGGTTCTCAACCCGGAGCTAGTTAAAGGAAGTTGGACAAAAGAG GAAGATGAGTGCATTATCAAGCTAGTTGCAAAGCATGGTTGTAAGAGATGGTCTATCATTGCAAAGTCATTGTCGGGCCGCATAGGCAAGCAATGTCGTGAGAG GTGGTATAACCACTTGAACCCTGCAATAAAAAAAGATGCATGGACGCCAGAAGAAGAAGTGACATTAATTTATGCCCATAAAAAATACGGAAATAAATGGGCTGAGATAGCCAAGCATTTACATGGAAG GGCAGAGAACTCAATCAAAAACCATTGGAACTGCTCATTGAAGAAGAAGCTGGCTTCTTATTTATCATCCAAGAGTTTTGACCAACCATCTGGTGTTATTGCTCTTAATTTGGAGGACTGTATACAGAAGGTGGGATGCTTAGAAGCAGATTCTTCAGAGCAAGGCATACTTGGGTTTGGTAGTCATTTTACGGCTAATGCTGCCGTTTTGGATCATCAGAATCCTTGTAAACGGGCACTTGATGCCAGCTTGCGACCTCTTCTCGGTGGTGTATCTAGATGTTTCAGAGTAAACAACCAGAGTATGACATTAGAGGATTCAAGATTCTTAGACATAGAGATGAAAGTTATTTCAACAAGGTGTAAACACATGACAGAG CAGCTGTGA